The genomic region CATCAAGGCCAAGGCCAAGGCGGATCAGCCGTTCTTCACCTACGTCGGGCTTGCGAACATGCACCCGCCCGAAGCGGTCCACCCCGATTTCGATCAGACCGATCCGTCGCGGCTGGGTCTGTACGCCGATCTCATCGCCGAGCTGGACCATCGAGTCAACCAGATCATGGACTGCCTCGACGAGGCAGGCGTTGCCGACGATACCCTCCTCGTGTTCTCCA from Candidatus Microthrix parvicella Bio17-1 harbors:
- a CDS encoding sulfatase-like hydrolase/transferase — translated: MVGKTTDYIKAKAKADQPFFTYVGLANMHPPEAVHPDFDQTDPSRLGLYADLIAELDHRVNQIMDCLDEAGVADDTLLVFSSDNGGVIDTVPHGCSSGPFRGGFFTRGGMVRRALRPWSATPERCRRAW